In one Photobacterium swingsii genomic region, the following are encoded:
- a CDS encoding PTS sugar transporter subunit IIB, with protein sequence MKIFLCCAAGMSTSMLVSRMEQAAKEKGLVCEISAHSISEFEECIKWSDVCLVAPQVKFKYEEFKRIANEQGKGCGLIDMMNYGLLKGDAVLAQAVSLYHAHTVTEG encoded by the coding sequence ATGAAAATATTTTTATGTTGTGCTGCTGGCATGTCGACCAGCATGCTCGTGAGTAGGATGGAGCAAGCGGCAAAAGAAAAAGGCTTAGTATGCGAGATTTCTGCACATTCCATTTCAGAGTTTGAAGAGTGCATCAAGTGGAGCGATGTTTGTCTAGTGGCGCCGCAAGTTAAATTTAAGTACGAAGAATTTAAACGTATCGCTAATGAGCAAGGAAAGGGGTGCGGTCTGATCGACATGATGAATTATGGTTTGCTAAAAGGTGACGCTGTCCTTGCGCAGGCTGTGAGTTTGTATCATGCACATACAGTCACGGAGGGGTAG
- a CDS encoding LacI family DNA-binding transcriptional regulator, translating to MATISDVSRIAGVSKATVSRVINGTGQVKESTRLLVRQVMSELNYKPSSVAQALATKSGNSVGLVLSDFTGSYFGILLKQASVSADLMGKQLLIADGHNHAESELKAVHSLVEKKCDVIVLYSRQLSPEQIIALNQSIDIPLVNVGRELPQEAGYSIAFDQKHAVEMAVEHLIQLGHRSMMYLGPKPITPTSHSRLTGFQDAINHRAELGISAQFSTSEFGYIEGYQAGKKIVESGNLPLSMVIASDDIAIGCIKALNEHGIQIPRDISIVSIDNDPCSPFVTPSLTTVDVPIQEVMAQAMLVAQQLVEKKETFESDIMRGQLIIRDSTQAASS from the coding sequence ATGGCGACAATATCGGATGTATCTCGCATTGCTGGTGTTTCAAAAGCGACGGTATCACGTGTTATTAATGGAACAGGGCAGGTAAAAGAAAGTACCCGTTTATTGGTTAGGCAGGTTATGTCTGAGCTTAACTACAAACCCAGCTCGGTCGCGCAAGCATTAGCAACGAAAAGTGGCAATAGTGTTGGTCTAGTGCTCTCTGATTTCACGGGCAGTTATTTCGGTATCTTGTTAAAGCAGGCATCTGTTAGCGCTGATCTGATGGGAAAGCAGTTATTAATTGCAGATGGGCATAATCACGCAGAATCTGAATTAAAAGCAGTGCATTCACTGGTGGAAAAAAAGTGCGACGTCATTGTGCTGTACAGTCGTCAATTATCACCAGAACAGATCATCGCACTCAATCAATCGATTGATATTCCTTTGGTGAACGTAGGCCGTGAATTACCTCAAGAAGCAGGTTATTCCATTGCTTTTGACCAAAAGCATGCGGTAGAGATGGCAGTGGAGCATCTTATTCAACTTGGTCACCGTTCTATGATGTACTTAGGACCAAAGCCGATTACTCCAACATCTCACTCTCGGCTGACCGGCTTTCAAGATGCCATCAATCATCGAGCTGAATTAGGGATCTCGGCTCAGTTTAGTACGTCTGAATTTGGTTATATTGAAGGTTACCAGGCAGGTAAAAAGATAGTAGAAAGTGGGAACTTGCCGTTATCCATGGTGATTGCTTCGGATGATATTGCGATTGGCTGTATAAAAGCGCTGAACGAGCATGGTATACAGATCCCACGTGATATCTCTATCGTAAGCATAGATAATGATCCTTGTAGTCCGTTTGTCACTCCTTCACTGACCACAGTTGATGTCCCAATTCAGGAAGTGATGGCACAAGCTATGTTGGTTGCTCAGCAGCTGGTAGAAAAGAAAGAAACGTTTGAATCAGACATTATGCGTGGTCAACTCATTATTCGAGACTCAACCCAAGCTGCTTCGTCGTAA
- a CDS encoding ACT domain-containing protein: MAAITDLNELLKTMSPKVKADDYVFCTVTGAIKDYLTLEPIAFFHEDEGVTLVLKRQDACNAGLPFDGIFKLITLTVHSSLEAVGLTAAVASKLASYDISANVIAAYYHDHIFVQKEKVDIAMSALAEFSGES; encoded by the coding sequence ATGGCTGCAATTACTGACTTAAATGAATTGCTCAAAACAATGTCGCCAAAAGTGAAAGCAGATGACTATGTGTTTTGTACCGTCACCGGTGCGATCAAAGATTACCTCACACTCGAACCTATCGCTTTCTTTCATGAAGATGAAGGTGTGACACTGGTATTAAAGCGACAAGATGCATGCAATGCAGGCTTACCTTTTGATGGTATTTTTAAGCTCATTACCCTAACCGTACACTCGAGCTTAGAGGCTGTAGGTTTAACAGCAGCCGTTGCCAGTAAATTAGCCTCCTATGATATCAGTGCCAATGTAATTGCCGCCTATTATCATGACCATATTTTTGTTCAGAAAGAGAAAGTTGATATTGCCATGTCGGCGCTGGCTGAGTTTTCTGGCGAGTCGTGA
- the yddG gene encoding aromatic amino acid DMT transporter YddG produces MNTTHKYTLAGCMAILLWSTNVAFIRNVTEQLGPIGGAAMIYTVSATLLAIFIGLPNLKRFSIKYLILGGALFVSYEMCLALALGMANDRHQAVEMGVINYLWPSLTVLLAVLASKKSVNPALYPAMALSFFGVAWTVSGEDGLSITQLTTNIASNPISYCLAFVGAFLWATYCNLTKRLAKGENAITWFFIGTAIALWIKYAFSNEPALTFSIDASIDLVLAATAMGAGYALWNIAIINGNMVMLATMSYFTPIFSTFFSAMLLDLELTATFWQGVIMVTIASLTCWVLTRKR; encoded by the coding sequence TTGAACACCACTCACAAATACACACTCGCTGGCTGTATGGCCATTTTATTGTGGAGCACAAATGTTGCTTTCATTCGTAATGTGACCGAACAATTAGGCCCCATAGGTGGGGCAGCAATGATATATACCGTCAGTGCAACGCTACTGGCTATTTTTATTGGTTTACCCAACCTTAAACGCTTTTCTATTAAATACTTAATATTAGGTGGCGCGCTATTTGTCTCATACGAAATGTGTTTGGCGCTAGCGCTAGGGATGGCAAACGATCGCCATCAAGCCGTTGAAATGGGTGTCATTAACTACTTGTGGCCAAGCCTCACTGTACTGCTTGCCGTATTAGCCAGTAAAAAGTCGGTTAACCCAGCTCTTTACCCTGCGATGGCGCTTTCATTTTTTGGAGTTGCTTGGACAGTAAGTGGTGAGGACGGTTTATCAATCACTCAACTAACAACAAATATCGCTTCAAACCCTATTAGCTACTGTTTGGCTTTTGTTGGGGCATTTTTGTGGGCAACCTATTGCAACCTCACTAAACGCTTAGCAAAAGGTGAAAATGCGATCACTTGGTTCTTCATTGGCACCGCCATCGCACTATGGATCAAATACGCTTTTAGCAATGAACCAGCGTTAACGTTTTCGATAGACGCAAGCATAGATTTGGTGCTTGCCGCGACAGCAATGGGCGCAGGCTATGCACTTTGGAATATTGCCATCATTAACGGCAATATGGTGATGTTAGCCACTATGTCTTATTTCACCCCTATTTTTTCGACTTTCTTTTCGGCGATGCTACTTGATCTCGAACTCACTGCGACCTTCTGGCAAGGGGTTATCATGGTAACGATTGCATCTTTAACATGCTGGGTTTTAACGAGAAAAAGGTAG
- a CDS encoding SDR family NAD(P)-dependent oxidoreductase — MGVHHDKKILVTGATDGIGLETAKKLVAQGHQVLLHGRNQAKLATAETMLANLRQEAGADAVIESFVADLSVMSDVVQLANDIAQKHSTIDVVINNAGVFTTPQRETADGLDVRFAVNTIAPYLLTKHLMPLLGAESRVVNLSSAAQSPVDVSALAGNGQLSDGAAYAQSKLALTMWSRVMGLALKETGPMIVSINPASMLGSKMVKDAYGVAGGDLTIGADILCRAALSGDFAGAFGLYFDNDIGQFSQPHPDALNEAKAQQVVDTIDAVLASI, encoded by the coding sequence TTGGGAGTACACCATGACAAAAAAATTCTGGTAACAGGGGCAACGGATGGCATTGGCTTAGAAACGGCTAAAAAGTTGGTTGCTCAAGGGCATCAGGTTTTATTGCATGGGCGTAACCAAGCTAAGTTAGCTACAGCGGAAACTATGTTAGCCAATCTTCGTCAAGAGGCCGGCGCTGATGCGGTAATAGAAAGCTTTGTTGCTGATTTGTCTGTAATGAGTGATGTTGTTCAACTGGCTAATGATATTGCCCAAAAACACTCAACCATCGATGTCGTGATTAATAATGCAGGTGTATTTACCACGCCACAGCGAGAAACTGCCGATGGGTTAGACGTGCGTTTTGCGGTGAATACAATCGCTCCTTATTTGTTAACTAAACATTTGATGCCTTTGTTAGGAGCAGAAAGCCGTGTTGTTAACCTGTCGTCAGCAGCGCAATCACCTGTGGATGTGTCTGCATTGGCGGGTAATGGTCAACTTTCTGATGGTGCAGCGTACGCACAAAGTAAATTAGCTTTAACCATGTGGTCTCGCGTGATGGGATTAGCGCTGAAAGAGACAGGACCTATGATTGTCTCGATTAACCCTGCGTCTATGCTTGGTAGCAAAATGGTAAAAGATGCTTACGGTGTCGCAGGTGGGGATCTAACCATAGGTGCTGATATTCTTTGTCGTGCCGCGCTATCGGGCGATTTTGCAGGTGCATTCGGCCTGTATTTTGACAACGATATTGGTCAGTTTAGCCAACCCCATCCTGATGCGCTTAATGAAGCAAAAGCACAGCAGGTTGTCGATACGATTGATGCAGTCTTGGCGTCTATTTAA
- a CDS encoding serine hydrolase domain-containing protein: MKKTFLSLTLATLMVSSLANAVPSEGKVRADMGITESNLLAADQNRYTYKNMQEFMKTKNIDAGAMAPIILESAKAQLGSVEFTHNGKKMDLQTMLKEHRADAFIVLKDGKVAHEQYFDGQTERTKHQMMSVTKSFTGILAATLIAEGKLDRDALVGTIVPELKGSAYADATVGQVMDMTNNVKYSEAYENPNAEVFQHMKTFGFAPMEDGYNGPKTIHEFLKTLEKVGDRPHGEEFHYISANTDVVAWILEKVEGKSFNQIMSERIWSKIGAERDAFVIVDEEGTSLASGGLNATARDLAKFGQLLADQGKNLHGEQILPASAIASTQAGGSPVKFEKGGYSYDGATLEGWSYRNQFWHTNNENQAYTALGIFGQWIYVDPTENVVVIRQASMPTSIDDAKDAEMISAINAIINKLK; this comes from the coding sequence ATGAAAAAGACTTTTTTATCTCTAACTCTAGCAACACTTATGGTTTCAAGCCTTGCCAACGCAGTTCCATCAGAAGGTAAGGTTCGCGCCGATATGGGTATTACAGAATCAAACCTACTTGCAGCGGATCAAAACCGTTATACCTACAAAAACATGCAAGAGTTTATGAAAACCAAAAACATCGACGCTGGTGCTATGGCGCCAATCATCTTAGAAAGTGCCAAGGCTCAGTTAGGCAGCGTTGAATTTACGCACAACGGCAAAAAGATGGACTTACAAACAATGCTCAAAGAGCATCGAGCTGATGCATTTATTGTACTGAAAGATGGCAAAGTGGCACATGAACAATACTTTGATGGCCAAACCGAACGTACAAAGCACCAAATGATGAGTGTAACCAAATCGTTCACTGGTATTTTAGCTGCAACTTTGATTGCAGAGGGAAAACTAGATCGCGACGCACTTGTGGGAACCATTGTGCCTGAACTAAAAGGTTCAGCCTACGCCGATGCAACAGTGGGACAAGTCATGGACATGACAAACAACGTGAAATATTCAGAGGCTTATGAAAATCCGAACGCTGAAGTGTTTCAACACATGAAGACATTTGGCTTTGCGCCAATGGAAGACGGTTACAATGGCCCAAAGACTATTCATGAGTTCTTAAAGACACTTGAAAAAGTAGGTGATCGGCCACACGGTGAAGAATTTCATTACATTTCAGCAAATACAGATGTCGTGGCATGGATACTTGAAAAAGTAGAAGGCAAGTCATTCAATCAAATCATGTCAGAACGTATTTGGTCTAAAATTGGTGCCGAGCGTGACGCTTTCGTTATTGTTGACGAAGAAGGCACCTCACTGGCATCTGGCGGCTTAAATGCAACCGCACGTGACCTAGCAAAATTTGGCCAGTTACTGGCAGATCAAGGTAAGAACCTCCATGGGGAACAGATACTACCGGCTTCGGCTATTGCATCAACTCAAGCTGGTGGCAGTCCAGTGAAATTTGAAAAAGGCGGTTACAGCTATGATGGCGCCACCTTAGAAGGTTGGAGCTACCGCAACCAATTTTGGCACACTAATAACGAGAACCAAGCATATACGGCATTGGGAATTTTCGGGCAGTGGATCTACGTTGACCCAACAGAAAATGTTGTGGTCATTCGTCAAGCAAGCATGCCAACTTCGATTGATGACGCTAAAGATGCTGAGATGATCAGTGCTATTAACGCGATTATTAATAAGCTTAAATAA
- a CDS encoding sugar O-acetyltransferase, whose amino-acid sequence MTEFEKMVQGSNFNGLDPEIAEIRNRSFALQQEINKVPVGHAEHLWQQLLASIGEKTLICPPFHCEFGKTISIGAGTFLNMGVTMLDNAPIEIGNNVLIGPSAQFYTASHSLDYRERRAWETHSKPIKIEDDVWIGGNVVINQGVTIGARSVIASGSVVNKDVPPDTLYGGIPAKKIRDLDNQ is encoded by the coding sequence ATGACTGAATTTGAAAAAATGGTGCAAGGATCGAATTTTAATGGGCTCGATCCAGAAATTGCCGAGATCAGAAATCGTTCGTTTGCGCTCCAGCAAGAGATTAACAAAGTCCCCGTTGGGCATGCTGAACATCTGTGGCAACAGCTTCTCGCAAGTATTGGCGAGAAAACGCTGATTTGCCCACCGTTTCATTGTGAGTTCGGTAAAACGATTTCTATAGGCGCCGGGACTTTTTTGAATATGGGCGTCACCATGCTTGATAATGCACCGATAGAAATTGGTAATAATGTACTTATTGGTCCTAGCGCCCAGTTTTATACGGCCAGCCATAGTTTAGATTATCGTGAGCGTCGGGCATGGGAAACACACAGCAAACCGATCAAAATCGAAGATGATGTATGGATTGGTGGCAATGTTGTGATTAACCAAGGGGTGACGATAGGGGCGCGTTCAGTGATTGCTTCAGGTTCTGTGGTGAATAAAGATGTTCCGCCAGATACGCTGTATGGTGGTATTCCTGCCAAGAAAATTCGAGATTTGGATAATCAGTAA
- the gloA gene encoding lactoylglutathione lyase, with the protein MKFLHTMIRVVDLEKSIAFYTKVLGMKELDRSDNPEYRYTLVFVGYEENGTTIELTHNWDTDQYEMGNAFGHLALGVDDIYLACDKIKSLGGKVTREPGPVKGGTTHIAFITDPDGYQIELIQLG; encoded by the coding sequence ATGAAATTTTTACACACCATGATCCGCGTTGTTGACCTAGAAAAATCAATCGCCTTTTACACCAAAGTACTTGGAATGAAAGAGCTTGATCGTTCTGACAATCCAGAATATCGCTACACGCTTGTATTTGTTGGGTATGAAGAAAATGGCACGACCATAGAGTTAACCCATAACTGGGACACTGACCAATATGAAATGGGCAATGCCTTTGGTCACTTAGCGCTCGGTGTCGACGATATTTATCTCGCCTGCGACAAGATTAAATCCTTAGGTGGCAAGGTCACCCGAGAGCCCGGCCCAGTGAAAGGTGGCACAACCCATATCGCTTTCATTACCGATCCTGATGGCTACCAAATCGAATTGATTCAACTAGGTTAA
- a CDS encoding alkene reductase — protein sequence MKNALFQPIQLGTLSLKNRIVMPPMTRSRASQPSNAANELMATYYAQRASAGLIVAEGTQISAMGQGYAWTPGIYTAEQIAGWKKVTDAVHQQGGAIFAQLWHVGRVTHPDNIGGEQPISSSALKAENVKVFIDNGTDEPGFVDVVEPREMTKADINIVIEQYRQAALNAIEAGFDGIELHAANGYLINQFIDSEANNRTDEYGGSIENRLRFLGEVVAAMVDAIGADRVGVRLAPFTSLNGTVDATPVDTYTAAAALLNTYKIVYLHIAEVDWDDAPDTPQGFKQAVRDAYQGVIIYAGRYDSKRAEQAIKDGMADMVGFGRPFVANPDLPSRIEKGHPLAQHDPSTLFGGDEKGLTDYPTYAQYRLAI from the coding sequence ATGAAAAATGCATTATTTCAACCTATTCAGCTAGGCACACTTTCTCTTAAAAACCGAATTGTCATGCCTCCAATGACGCGCTCTCGTGCCAGCCAGCCAAGCAACGCAGCCAACGAACTTATGGCGACTTACTACGCCCAACGCGCCTCAGCAGGGCTTATTGTTGCTGAAGGCACACAAATTTCAGCCATGGGGCAAGGCTATGCTTGGACACCGGGGATCTACACAGCAGAGCAAATTGCAGGCTGGAAAAAAGTAACTGACGCCGTTCACCAACAAGGCGGTGCTATTTTTGCCCAACTTTGGCACGTAGGTCGCGTAACCCACCCTGACAACATTGGTGGAGAACAACCAATTTCATCTTCAGCATTAAAAGCTGAAAACGTAAAAGTGTTTATCGACAATGGTACGGATGAGCCAGGGTTTGTTGATGTCGTTGAACCTCGAGAGATGACTAAAGCTGACATTAACATAGTAATAGAGCAATACCGTCAAGCCGCCCTCAATGCGATTGAAGCAGGCTTTGATGGCATTGAGCTTCATGCAGCGAACGGTTACCTAATAAACCAATTTATTGATTCTGAAGCCAACAACCGTACCGACGAATACGGTGGCTCGATTGAAAATCGCTTACGTTTCTTAGGCGAAGTGGTTGCCGCTATGGTCGATGCCATTGGCGCTGATCGTGTTGGTGTGCGTTTAGCACCATTCACTTCATTAAATGGCACCGTTGATGCGACCCCTGTAGACACTTATACCGCAGCTGCCGCTTTACTAAACACATACAAAATTGTCTATCTTCACATTGCAGAAGTCGACTGGGACGATGCACCAGACACACCACAAGGCTTCAAACAAGCGGTACGTGATGCTTACCAAGGCGTCATTATTTATGCCGGTCGCTACGATAGCAAACGTGCAGAGCAAGCCATTAAAGACGGTATGGCTGATATGGTTGGTTTTGGTCGTCCATTTGTGGCAAACCCAGATCTGCCAAGCCGTATTGAAAAAGGTCATCCACTAGCACAACACGACCCAAGCACTTTATTTGGCGGTGACGAAAAAGGGTTAACCGATTACCCAACTTATGCGCAATATCGACTGGCTATCTAG
- a CDS encoding ATP-binding cassette domain-containing protein, which produces MPALFTHKLSFQFDTGEWLFRDINFSLTDRLTGMVGRNGVGKSVFLSLLLGETSPTLGKVTCQGKIAHYSQLLSDLLASKQQIADYLGIKEKLIALRAIEQGSCEQRDFDLIGEDWDIEAQTLSVLKALRIDARLDDYCHALSGGQLALLQLHLLFQSDADILLLDEPSNHLDSQGRAWLIEQLDQFDGQVLLISHDRNLLRHVDAIYQLTGLGLGYFKGNYDVFLAQSTAKFEALDKKISYLSAEQKRLERQAQVNKEKAQQREAHGNKLRKTGSQPKILLDAMKDKAGQSRSAAVTNQQNQQERNLDKLQALKKQREQLKPQTLYLQQSSVVKKRSLLNIEKCRLKYGRGNPLSFTLSHAERCYLQGDNGCGKSTLLKAIQGVHSDYTGSVKLNVDAVYLDQHFGLLEHETTLLESLLKHCDGLTESDARILLAGIGFRRDVVYRKLECLSGGEKMKLAMLIVSHAAHSPLLLLDEPDNHLDIESKQILAAALNDYKGAFILVSHDRDFVAEVGINKTIAM; this is translated from the coding sequence ATGCCTGCATTATTTACACACAAATTGTCATTTCAGTTCGATACGGGCGAGTGGTTATTTCGCGATATTAACTTTAGCCTCACTGACCGCCTTACTGGGATGGTAGGGCGAAATGGCGTCGGTAAATCTGTATTTCTATCGCTATTATTGGGCGAAACAAGCCCTACTTTAGGGAAGGTGACATGTCAGGGGAAAATCGCGCATTATTCCCAGTTACTGTCAGATTTGTTAGCGAGCAAACAACAGATTGCTGATTATCTGGGAATCAAAGAAAAGCTGATAGCGTTACGAGCTATTGAGCAGGGAAGTTGTGAACAACGCGACTTTGACTTGATCGGTGAAGATTGGGATATAGAAGCGCAAACGCTTAGCGTGCTAAAAGCATTGCGGATTGATGCCCGCCTTGATGACTATTGCCATGCTTTAAGTGGTGGACAATTAGCACTGTTACAGCTGCATCTCTTGTTTCAATCAGACGCAGATATTTTGTTACTCGATGAGCCCTCTAACCACCTAGATAGCCAAGGTCGGGCATGGTTGATTGAGCAACTTGACCAATTTGATGGGCAAGTGCTGCTTATCAGTCATGATCGAAACTTACTCCGGCATGTTGATGCTATTTATCAATTAACAGGCTTAGGGTTAGGTTATTTTAAAGGGAACTATGATGTTTTCTTGGCGCAATCAACGGCCAAATTTGAGGCCTTAGATAAAAAAATCTCGTACCTTAGTGCTGAACAAAAACGATTAGAGCGTCAGGCGCAAGTTAACAAAGAGAAAGCACAACAGCGTGAAGCGCATGGAAATAAGCTAAGGAAAACAGGTAGTCAGCCCAAGATTTTACTCGATGCCATGAAAGACAAAGCTGGGCAAAGCCGATCTGCTGCTGTGACCAATCAACAGAACCAGCAAGAGCGAAACCTCGATAAGCTTCAAGCACTGAAAAAACAAAGGGAGCAGCTAAAACCGCAGACTTTGTACCTGCAACAATCTTCGGTGGTGAAGAAAAGGTCATTATTGAATATTGAAAAGTGCCGATTGAAGTATGGGCGTGGGAATCCATTGTCATTCACTCTGTCGCATGCTGAACGCTGTTATCTGCAAGGTGATAATGGTTGCGGTAAATCAACCTTGTTGAAAGCAATCCAAGGCGTACATTCTGACTATACAGGTTCGGTTAAATTGAATGTTGACGCTGTCTATCTCGATCAACATTTTGGCTTGCTTGAGCACGAAACCACTTTACTTGAGAGCTTACTCAAACACTGTGATGGTTTAACAGAAAGCGATGCACGAATTTTATTGGCGGGAATCGGTTTTCGACGCGATGTCGTGTATCGCAAGCTTGAATGCTTGAGTGGGGGGGAGAAAATGAAGCTGGCTATGCTTATTGTTAGCCATGCTGCGCATTCGCCATTACTGCTGTTAGATGAACCCGATAACCATCTAGATATCGAGTCAAAGCAGATTTTAGCTGCTGCACTGAATGACTATAAAGGAGCTTTCATTTTAGTGAGCCATGACAGAGATTTTGTTGCGGAGGTTGGAATAAATAAAACCATCGCTATGTAA
- a CDS encoding immunoglobulin-like domain-containing protein: protein MLKRNALQLAISVSIAAFSGAAYADSAKMVNPEAGVVVGYWHNWCDGAGYKGGNAPCVTLEAVNPMYNVVNVSFMKVFDVAEGRIPTFRLDPTIGLSEQEFTNQIGELNKQGRSVLIALGGADAHVELKKGDEQAFAEEIIRLTDVYGFDGLDIDLEQAAVTAADNQTVIPAALRIVKDHYKAQGKNFLITMAPEFPYLTSGGKYVPYIESLEGYYDWINPQFYNQGGDGIWVEGVGWIAQNNDALKEEFIYYISDSLANGTRGFHKIPSSKLVFGIPSSIDAAATGYVQDPQDLYDAFERLNKQGQPLRGVMTWSVNWDMGTNASGQAYSETFINNYGPFVHGQTPPPPAEGEPVFKGVENTRVLYGEMFNELANVTAFDKEDGDLTGSIVVEGSVDVRQLGTYVLTYRVQDSDDNETVKARSIEVYSQKPVLNGVKDTNVMIGATFDPLANVTATDAEDGELTNQIRVTGAVDTNRAGSYTLQYSVTDSANQTVRAERKVVVSDGSSCANEWNAATTYVEGDQVSHNGATWEAGWWTRGDEPGTTGEWGVWKKVSDTTCGGETPDPDVDTELNVSGLAPEYLAANGEVRLSLTLTANEALDVTVMAANSAGVVMNQAKVNLVDSKAITLDIFNADAGRYTLDVAGTTADGEMVVFTAPFTIKEEGTVTPPSGDYPPYQAGVSYQAGDKVLGADNGVYECKPWPFTAWCASASYAPADSLYWQDAWTKL, encoded by the coding sequence ATGTTAAAACGTAATGCACTCCAACTAGCAATATCTGTAAGCATCGCTGCTTTCTCTGGTGCAGCATATGCTGATAGCGCAAAAATGGTTAACCCGGAAGCGGGTGTAGTCGTTGGTTACTGGCACAACTGGTGTGATGGCGCTGGTTACAAAGGTGGTAATGCGCCATGCGTGACATTGGAAGCGGTGAACCCAATGTACAACGTGGTGAATGTTTCCTTCATGAAAGTGTTCGATGTGGCTGAAGGTCGTATTCCGACATTTCGTTTAGACCCAACTATAGGTTTGTCTGAACAAGAATTTACTAATCAAATTGGTGAGTTGAATAAGCAAGGTCGTTCTGTGTTAATCGCGCTAGGTGGCGCAGACGCACACGTTGAATTGAAAAAGGGTGATGAGCAAGCATTTGCTGAAGAGATCATTCGCCTCACCGATGTTTACGGTTTTGATGGCTTAGATATCGATTTAGAACAAGCAGCTGTGACAGCCGCTGATAACCAAACCGTGATTCCTGCCGCGCTGCGTATCGTGAAAGATCACTATAAAGCGCAGGGTAAAAACTTCCTGATTACCATGGCACCTGAGTTTCCATACTTAACTTCGGGCGGTAAATACGTGCCATACATAGAGAGCCTTGAAGGTTACTACGACTGGATTAACCCGCAGTTTTATAACCAAGGTGGCGATGGGATTTGGGTTGAAGGCGTTGGCTGGATTGCTCAAAACAACGATGCGTTAAAAGAAGAATTTATTTACTATATTTCAGATTCACTCGCCAATGGGACGCGTGGCTTCCATAAAATCCCTAGTAGTAAACTGGTATTTGGTATTCCATCAAGCATTGATGCTGCCGCAACAGGCTATGTACAAGATCCACAAGATCTCTACGATGCATTTGAGCGCTTGAACAAGCAAGGGCAACCATTACGCGGTGTGATGACATGGTCGGTGAACTGGGATATGGGCACCAATGCGTCAGGCCAAGCCTACAGTGAGACGTTCATTAACAACTATGGCCCATTCGTACATGGTCAAACACCACCGCCACCAGCAGAAGGCGAACCTGTTTTTAAAGGGGTAGAGAATACTCGCGTGTTGTATGGTGAGATGTTTAATGAATTAGCGAATGTTACGGCGTTTGATAAAGAAGACGGTGACCTAACAGGTTCAATCGTTGTTGAGGGCAGTGTTGATGTACGTCAGCTTGGGACATACGTCTTAACTTACCGAGTACAAGACAGCGATGACAACGAAACCGTCAAAGCGCGCAGTATTGAAGTTTATAGCCAAAAGCCGGTATTGAACGGCGTGAAAGATACCAATGTAATGATTGGTGCAACGTTTGATCCTTTAGCCAATGTCACAGCAACGGATGCGGAAGACGGTGAATTGACCAATCAGATCCGCGTAACAGGGGCTGTTGATACAAACCGTGCAGGTAGCTACACGCTTCAATATTCGGTGACTGATAGCGCCAACCAAACGGTGCGTGCTGAGCGTAAAGTTGTTGTGAGTGACGGCAGTAGCTGTGCCAATGAATGGAATGCAGCCACAACCTATGTAGAAGGCGACCAAGTTTCGCATAATGGTGCGACTTGGGAAGCAGGCTGGTGGACGCGTGGTGATGAACCAGGCACAACTGGTGAGTGGGGCGTGTGGAAAAAAGTGTCCGACACCACATGTGGCGGTGAAACGCCCGATCCCGATGTGGATACAGAGCTTAATGTATCGGGCCTAGCGCCAGAGTATCTAGCTGCAAATGGTGAAGTGCGTTTGTCGCTAACGTTAACTGCGAATGAAGCGCTTGATGTCACCGTGATGGCAGCTAATAGTGCAGGCGTTGTGATGAATCAAGCGAAAGTAAACCTTGTTGATTCCAAAGCGATCACGCTTGATATCTTTAACGCTGATGCAGGTCGCTACACATTAGACGTCGCGGGTACAACAGCGGACGGTGAAATGGTGGTATTTACCGCGCCATTTACCATTAAAGAAGAAGGTACAGTAACCCCACCTTCTGGTGATTATCCACCATATCAAGCGGGTGTGAGTTACCAAGCGGGTGACAAAGTGCTAGGTGCTGATAACGGGGTTTATGAATGTAAGCCGTGGCCATTTACGGCATGGTGTGCCAGCGCATCGTATGCCCCAGCTGATAGCTTGTATTGGCAAGATGCTTGGACCAAGTTGTAA